The genomic DNA TGTGTCAACAACTGGCATTGAAGAGATTGATGCACTGCTGACACGCGGTGGTATGGAAAGCATGATGTTTACGATTGGTTTGGTTTTGCTGGCGCTTAGTATGGGGGGCTTGTTGTTTACGCTTGGCATTGTTCAATGCTTATTGGCGAAAATCGAAAGCTTGTTGCGGAAAGTATCTTCGGTTATTGTGGCGTCTGCTTTGACGGCAATTGGTATTAACGTGTTGATTGGTGAACAGTATTTATCGATACTATTGACGGGGCAAGCGTTTCAAGGACAATATGAAAAAGTAGGACTTGCAGGTAAAAACTTGAGCCGCGTTATGGAAGATGCAGGAACAGTAGTCAATCCGCTTGTGCCGTGGAGTGTGTGTGGGATTTTCATTGCAGATATGTTAGGTGTGGGAGTGCTTACGTATTTACCATTCGCTTTCTTCTGTCTGCTGTCTCCGATTTTGACGGTGCTGTTTGGATTTTTAGGGAAAACATTGACGTATACAGAACAGAAATCAGCAGAGTGATGATAAAAGAAGAAGCTTCCCCATCTTATGGATGGAGGAGCTTCTTTTTATGGTGAGAAATCATTTGCGCTGACAGTTCAGCGCGTTCTGCTTATAGTTAGTCGATTTCCCCAGACAGTTCGGCGTCCATCTCTTAGGGGTCGTCGGTTTATCCCGATAGTTTTATTCTTCCTGACAGTCTCGCCTCCCCCCTCATTTTACCAAGAATGTCTCCCGATAATTCGTCGCATCTTTCAAAGCTTTTTCCTCTGCTGGAATGCGCACAGACAGCATCCAAATGTTAAGCAGTGTATAGAGAATAGCGGTTAAATAGGCACCAAACAGCAGGGGAAGGACGAGCAATTCGATTGTCACAATGACATAGTTTGGATGGCGTAGCCATTGATAAGGACCTTTTCGCACCACTGTTGCGCCTGGTAAGATGATGATTTTCGTATTCCAAAACTTCCCGAGTGACAGAAGACACCAAATACGTGCTGCTTGGGTCAACAGGAAGATGCCGAAAAGCACCATCCAAAAAGGAGAAAGATCGCGTTTAAAAACGATGACTTCTAATAGGAAGGAAATGAAAAATGTCGCATGCATCGCGACCATCACGGGATAGTGGGCAGCACCTGCTTCAAATGCACCTTGACTGCGCATCCATTTTTCATTGCGTTTCGCAATAAGTAGTTCAACCAATCGCTGCAAGATGACGGCTGAAAGGATAAGGGGAAAGAGCATCCTCGCTACACCTCATTCCCATTTCAACAATAGCAATTCGCCGCAAAAACCTGGTCCCAGTGCCGCCATAAGCCCATACTCACCCGCGACAGGCTCATGTTCCATAAATTGTTCAAGCACGTACAAAATCGTTGGGGAGGACATATTACCATTGTTGCGTAGCACATCGCGCGGAATGGCTGTTTTGGTTTGATCAAACGCTAGTGCTTCTTCATACGCTGTAAGCACTTTTTTGCCTCCAGGATGTGCGACGAAGTGTGTAA from Sporosarcina sp. FSL K6-1522 includes the following:
- a CDS encoding isoprenylcysteine carboxylmethyltransferase family protein, which translates into the protein MLFPLILSAVILQRLVELLIAKRNEKWMRSQGAFEAGAAHYPVMVAMHATFFISFLLEVIVFKRDLSPFWMVLFGIFLLTQAARIWCLLSLGKFWNTKIIILPGATVVRKGPYQWLRHPNYVIVTIELLVLPLLFGAYLTAILYTLLNIWMLSVRIPAEEKALKDATNYRETFLVK